From Bacillus basilensis, a single genomic window includes:
- a CDS encoding NUDIX domain-containing protein, with product MSMSLYYKKIRKQLGHELIFMPSVAAVIKNEQGDILFQFPGGEYWSLPAGAIELGETPEEAVVREVWEETGLKVQVKKQKGVFGGEEYRHTYPNGDEVEYIVVVFECEVTSGELKSIDGESLNLQYFSLSEKPPLALPYPDKIFL from the coding sequence ATGTCTATGTCGCTATATTATAAAAAGATCCGGAAGCAATTAGGTCATGAACTAATTTTTATGCCGAGTGTAGCTGCTGTGATAAAAAATGAGCAGGGGGATATTTTGTTTCAATTTCCTGGTGGGGAATACTGGAGTTTGCCAGCTGGAGCAATTGAGCTTGGGGAAACTCCAGAAGAAGCAGTAGTTCGGGAAGTTTGGGAAGAAACAGGATTGAAAGTGCAAGTAAAAAAACAAAAAGGGGTATTTGGAGGAGAAGAGTACCGTCATACATATCCGAATGGTGATGAAGTAGAATATATAGTTGTTGTGTTTGAGTGTGAAGTTACTAGTGGCGAGCTAAAATCGATAGATGGTGAATCTTTAAACCTACAATATTTCTCTTTATCTGAAAAGCCGCCTTTAGCGTTACCATACCCAGATAAAATATTTTTATAG
- a CDS encoding YczI family protein: MNRILTVLLAIIVMGYSIYSWNDASKQSLLILQTLLGFMLVSLGVQNFKNKENRSMGIALLLVALYLIVVSLVRYFA; the protein is encoded by the coding sequence ATGAATAGGATTTTAACGGTTTTACTTGCAATTATTGTAATGGGGTATTCCATTTATAGTTGGAATGATGCTTCGAAACAGAGTTTGCTAATTTTACAAACACTATTAGGGTTTATGTTAGTTAGTTTAGGGGTGCAAAATTTTAAAAATAAAGAAAATAGAAGTATGGGCATCGCTTTACTACTCGTTGCGTTATATTTAATTGTTGTATCGTTAGTAAGATATTTTGCATGA
- a CDS encoding DUF3977 family protein yields MKYIEIGIGNRWFVRTETENKDGTEFEERGIIKPIYFESLYVRIWFRKTCLIFDMKEGFKKVRKSRAEYKFIVGIVSRLNKEKVC; encoded by the coding sequence GTGAAGTATATTGAAATTGGTATTGGAAATAGGTGGTTTGTTCGAACAGAAACAGAAAATAAAGATGGAACTGAATTTGAGGAACGAGGTATTATAAAACCTATTTATTTTGAGTCTTTATATGTACGAATTTGGTTTCGCAAAACGTGTTTAATTTTTGATATGAAAGAAGGGTTTAAAAAAGTAAGGAAAAGTAGAGCTGAGTATAAGTTTATTGTTGGAATTGTGAGTAGATTAAATAAAGAAAAAGTGTGTTAA
- a CDS encoding sigma-54-dependent Fis family transcriptional regulator: protein MLASPFYLHTWKKFVDEGVLDSNRINERISESWHRCKQANVNPHMNKGQKILSSVVFQDQKKKSEIFLDIAIPQIQNMRKTIDELQMMALLIDPDGYVLSLSGNQQTLKRAKHINFIEGVKWTEAAVGTNAIGTALEIEEAIMISGTEHYSVASHSWSCAAAPIHNDDGKLIGVLDFSCPIEFSHPYMLGMVTSLAHAIERECSIRVHQNELHLIHRFLDVIDSDEQVVICNHRDVIVSASKRVRERVCNWSRMKSEDLMHYGLKTKLEVPVYSNNRMIGKCIYVKENKQEKLFSTSLFINGITFPGVTGTSSVFQHTLEEIKLVSPTDASVYVCGETGVGKEYVARAIHENSPRKNGPFIAVNCGSLPKELMESELFGYAEGAFTGARRQGYKGKFEQADGGTIFLDEIGEVPPEMQVALLRVLQEQTVTPIGSSKEVPVNIRIITATHKDLLRLVEEGKFRQDLYYRLHVYPLYVPSLIERKEDIPYFIQHFCERKNWNVAFPKSICNQFSQHTWPGNIRELLNVLERIYILSQGREICEKQISFLLQTMMGNQHQLELQIENKTKYTLNFREKIQRDSMIEALEKTNGNVSLAAKLLDVPRSTFYKRMQKYKL from the coding sequence ATGTTAGCTTCACCGTTTTACTTACATACATGGAAAAAGTTTGTTGATGAAGGAGTCCTTGATTCGAACCGTATAAACGAAAGAATTTCAGAGTCATGGCATCGATGTAAACAAGCAAATGTGAATCCTCATATGAATAAAGGTCAGAAAATTTTGTCTTCTGTTGTTTTTCAAGATCAAAAGAAAAAGAGTGAAATCTTCCTAGATATAGCAATACCTCAAATACAAAATATGAGAAAAACCATTGATGAACTGCAAATGATGGCATTATTAATTGATCCAGACGGTTACGTTCTATCGTTAAGTGGAAATCAACAAACGTTGAAACGAGCGAAACATATTAATTTCATTGAAGGTGTGAAGTGGACGGAAGCAGCTGTTGGTACAAATGCGATAGGAACAGCGTTAGAAATTGAAGAAGCTATTATGATAAGTGGTACAGAACATTATTCTGTCGCATCTCATAGCTGGAGCTGTGCGGCCGCTCCCATTCATAATGATGATGGGAAATTAATTGGCGTTCTAGATTTCTCCTGTCCAATTGAGTTTTCACATCCATATATGCTCGGTATGGTAACTTCGCTTGCCCATGCAATTGAACGTGAATGTAGTATTCGAGTGCATCAAAATGAGCTACACTTAATTCATCGTTTTTTAGATGTAATTGATAGTGATGAGCAAGTTGTTATTTGTAATCATCGTGATGTTATCGTTTCAGCAAGCAAGAGGGTTCGTGAACGAGTATGTAATTGGTCACGAATGAAATCTGAAGATTTAATGCACTATGGATTGAAAACTAAATTAGAAGTTCCAGTATACAGTAATAATAGAATGATTGGGAAATGTATTTATGTAAAGGAAAATAAACAAGAAAAATTATTTTCAACTTCCCTATTTATAAATGGAATTACTTTCCCTGGAGTAACTGGGACGAGCAGTGTATTTCAACATACATTAGAAGAAATTAAGCTTGTATCACCAACTGACGCAAGTGTATATGTTTGTGGTGAAACAGGTGTAGGGAAAGAATATGTAGCGAGAGCGATTCATGAAAATAGTCCAAGAAAAAATGGTCCTTTTATAGCTGTTAACTGTGGTTCATTACCGAAAGAATTAATGGAAAGTGAATTGTTCGGTTATGCTGAAGGAGCGTTTACAGGTGCGCGGCGCCAAGGATATAAAGGGAAATTCGAACAAGCAGACGGAGGAACAATATTTTTAGATGAAATTGGTGAAGTGCCGCCAGAGATGCAAGTCGCATTATTGCGTGTTTTGCAAGAACAAACAGTAACCCCAATTGGCAGTTCAAAAGAGGTACCAGTCAATATTCGTATTATTACTGCGACACATAAAGATTTACTGCGATTAGTTGAAGAAGGAAAGTTCCGTCAAGATTTATATTATCGTTTACATGTTTATCCGCTATATGTTCCATCGTTAATAGAAAGAAAGGAGGATATTCCGTACTTCATACAACATTTTTGTGAACGAAAGAATTGGAATGTTGCATTTCCAAAGAGCATTTGTAATCAATTTTCACAACATACATGGCCCGGAAATATTCGAGAATTATTAAATGTATTAGAACGTATTTACATTTTGTCGCAAGGACGGGAAATATGCGAAAAACAAATCTCTTTTTTATTACAAACTATGATGGGAAATCAACATCAACTTGAATTGCAAATAGAAAATAAAACGAAGTATACATTAAATTTCCGTGAGAAAATACAGCGTGATAGTATGATTGAAGCGCTAGAAAAGACGAATGGAAATGTTTCGTTAGCTGCAAAACTGTTAGATGTACCTCGAAGTACATTTTATAAACGAATGCAAAAATATAAGTTATAA
- a CDS encoding GNAT family N-acetyltransferase: MIIKGQEFHINGLTYTIRSAAEKDAEQLSKIRVQIDGETENMDRDAGEGFIDDLGFQKIIKTDSEETKNLFLVAEVHNRIVGFSRCEGSNFKRLSHKVEFGVCILREFWGYGMGKSLLQQSIHRADENEVKKISLQVLETNEKAIQLYKKLGFEVEGILKNDKRLSDEQYYNTVVMGRCI, translated from the coding sequence ATGATTATAAAAGGACAAGAATTTCATATAAATGGACTAACTTATACAATTCGTTCTGCAGCTGAGAAAGATGCAGAGCAGTTATCGAAAATTAGAGTTCAGATTGATGGAGAAACTGAAAATATGGATAGAGATGCTGGAGAGGGATTTATAGATGATCTAGGATTTCAAAAAATAATAAAAACAGATAGTGAAGAGACTAAGAATCTCTTTTTAGTTGCAGAAGTGCACAATCGAATCGTTGGATTTTCAAGATGTGAAGGATCAAATTTTAAGAGATTATCTCATAAAGTGGAGTTTGGCGTTTGCATTTTAAGAGAGTTTTGGGGATATGGAATGGGCAAGAGTCTATTGCAACAATCTATTCATAGGGCTGATGAAAATGAAGTGAAAAAGATATCATTACAAGTATTAGAGACAAACGAAAAAGCCATTCAACTTTATAAAAAATTAGGTTTTGAAGTAGAAGGAATTTTGAAAAATGATAAAAGGCTTTCAGATGAGCAGTATTATAATACGGTTGTAATGGGAAGATGTATTTGA
- a CDS encoding DeoR/GlpR family DNA-binding transcription regulator — protein MFTEERREKILELLKKDGRVIARDLAECFDMSIDSIRRDLSIMEKDGLLKRTHGGAIELARVRNLAAKPFERYSNGSVYEDAIAKIAASYIQEGDSVFIGGASIHYAMLKYLPETSFTVITNALEIASKLREYKNVDTYLIGGKVKPSGNMTDTLASELISRFSIDLNFSTGGGISLNGISTATPEVAYFSKTVSKIARKNICLAPHNKLGIDCFINGVLLKEIDLIITDEEASKKTIQEFEKQGKEIVIVSIDCV, from the coding sequence ATGTTTACTGAAGAGCGTAGAGAGAAAATTTTAGAGTTACTTAAGAAAGATGGAAGGGTAATCGCAAGGGATCTTGCGGAATGTTTCGATATGTCTATCGATTCTATAAGAAGAGATTTGTCTATTATGGAGAAGGATGGCTTGTTAAAAAGAACACATGGAGGTGCAATTGAACTTGCTAGAGTAAGGAATTTAGCTGCCAAGCCATTTGAACGTTATAGTAATGGTTCTGTATATGAAGACGCAATTGCAAAAATCGCAGCTTCTTATATACAAGAAGGAGATTCCGTTTTTATTGGTGGAGCTTCGATTCATTATGCCATGTTAAAATATTTACCTGAAACATCATTTACAGTTATTACGAATGCTTTAGAAATTGCTAGTAAGTTACGGGAGTATAAGAATGTAGATACGTACTTAATTGGTGGAAAGGTGAAACCATCAGGAAATATGACAGATACACTTGCCTCAGAGTTAATAAGTAGATTTTCTATTGATCTTAATTTTTCTACAGGTGGTGGCATTTCATTGAATGGTATAAGTACTGCAACGCCGGAAGTTGCTTATTTTAGTAAAACAGTAAGTAAGATTGCTAGAAAGAATATTTGTTTAGCACCCCATAATAAACTCGGAATAGACTGCTTTATAAATGGAGTTTTACTGAAAGAAATTGACCTTATAATAACAGATGAAGAGGCAAGTAAAAAAACGATTCAAGAATTCGAGAAACAAGGTAAAGAAATTGTAATAGTATCAATAGACTGCGTTTAA
- a CDS encoding bifunctional 2-polyprenyl-6-hydroxyphenol methylase/3-demethylubiquinol 3-O-methyltransferase UbiG codes for MNNFWNDRYKSDEYFYGEEPNAFIKEQAFRLTNYNKVIAFAEGEGRNAVFLARQGHKVTAIDYSEDGLEKTKKLAEKHNVNVHTKKVDLLADSLPENEYDAAIMVFGHFHDDYKKMILGKMIQTIKPGGLIMFEVYSKKQINYGTGGPKDVDMLYDPIDILTWCEEHKVIHFFNGEQERIEGKGHTGLADVIQVVIRKLI; via the coding sequence ATGAATAATTTTTGGAATGATCGATATAAATCAGATGAATATTTTTATGGGGAAGAACCTAATGCGTTTATTAAAGAACAAGCATTTCGTTTAACAAATTATAATAAAGTAATAGCTTTCGCAGAAGGAGAAGGTAGAAATGCTGTATTTCTAGCAAGACAAGGGCATAAAGTAACAGCTATTGATTATTCGGAAGATGGATTAGAAAAGACAAAAAAATTGGCAGAGAAGCATAACGTAAACGTGCATACAAAAAAAGTAGATTTATTAGCTGATAGTTTGCCAGAAAATGAATATGATGCAGCAATTATGGTATTTGGACATTTTCATGATGATTATAAAAAAATGATATTAGGTAAAATGATACAAACGATAAAGCCTGGTGGATTAATTATGTTTGAAGTTTACTCAAAAAAACAAATAAACTATGGTACTGGTGGACCAAAAGATGTTGATATGCTGTATGATCCAATTGATATCCTTACTTGGTGTGAAGAACATAAGGTAATTCATTTCTTTAATGGCGAACAAGAGCGAATTGAAGGGAAAGGGCACACTGGTTTAGCTGATGTTATTCAAGTTGTTATTAGAAAATTAATATAA
- a CDS encoding NAD(P)/FAD-dependent oxidoreductase, with translation MKYIDCAVIGAGPAGLNASLVLGRARKQIALFDNKTNRNRVTQNSHGFITRDGIKPEEFKEIGLNELMKYPSVHYYEKTVVMITKQSNGLFEVVTKDHTKYLAERVLLATGIQEEFPSIPNVREYYGKSLFSCPYCDGWELKDQPLIIISENEDYTLHMTKLVYNWSTDLVIATNGNELSQITMDELSNKNIPFITEPIRALQGEGGFLKEVEFYSGLRIERAGGFIVPTFFRANQFIEQLGCELQSNGTFVIDDFGRTSEKNIYLAGETTTQGPSSLIIAASNGNKAAITINSDITDERF, from the coding sequence ATGAAATATATAGACTGTGCAGTAATAGGTGCAGGACCAGCCGGACTTAATGCGAGTTTAGTTTTAGGAAGAGCTCGTAAACAAATAGCGTTATTTGATAATAAAACGAATAGGAATCGTGTAACACAAAATTCTCACGGATTTATTACGCGTGACGGGATTAAACCGGAAGAGTTTAAGGAAATAGGATTAAATGAATTGATGAAGTATCCATCAGTTCATTATTATGAAAAAACAGTTGTAATGATAACGAAACAATCCAATGGTTTATTTGAGGTTGTGACCAAAGATCACACAAAATATTTGGCAGAAAGAGTTTTATTAGCGACGGGCATACAGGAAGAATTCCCATCTATTCCTAATGTTCGAGAATACTATGGGAAAAGCTTATTTAGCTGTCCGTATTGTGATGGATGGGAATTAAAAGATCAACCGCTCATTATTATTTCTGAAAACGAAGATTATACGTTGCATATGACAAAATTAGTTTATAACTGGTCTACTGATTTAGTAATCGCAACAAATGGCAATGAGCTAAGTCAAATTACTATGGATGAACTGTCTAATAAAAATATACCTTTTATTACAGAACCTATACGTGCACTACAAGGTGAAGGAGGTTTTTTAAAAGAAGTAGAGTTTTATTCAGGTTTACGGATTGAAAGAGCTGGAGGATTTATAGTACCTACTTTCTTTAGAGCAAATCAATTTATAGAACAACTTGGTTGTGAACTACAAAGTAATGGAACTTTTGTAATTGATGATTTTGGACGTACTTCAGAAAAAAATATTTACTTAGCAGGAGAAACAACGACTCAAGGGCCATCCTCATTAATTATTGCTGCATCAAATGGGAATAAAGCAGCAATAACTATTAATAGTGATATTACAGATGAGCGGTTCTAA
- a CDS encoding Rrf2 family transcriptional regulator has protein sequence MKYSKATNYALHTMLFLAKATPNKLVSVHQLAEMQNVSPTYLSKILTKLTKEGMIHSSSGPKGGYSLSHNWEDISFLDIIHAIEGKTSLFECCLHEKPGCLINEAMLAAEEKMEEELRNQKIVDLAKKIKVDF, from the coding sequence ATGAAATATTCTAAAGCTACAAATTATGCTCTTCATACAATGCTTTTTCTGGCAAAGGCAACACCAAATAAGTTAGTTAGTGTTCACCAATTAGCAGAAATGCAAAATGTTTCACCAACATACTTGTCTAAAATACTAACTAAGTTGACGAAGGAAGGGATGATACATTCATCATCTGGTCCAAAAGGTGGTTATTCGCTTAGTCATAATTGGGAAGATATTTCATTTTTAGATATTATACATGCGATTGAAGGTAAAACATCATTATTTGAATGTTGTTTACATGAAAAACCTGGATGTTTAATTAATGAAGCAATGCTCGCAGCAGAAGAGAAAATGGAAGAAGAGTTAAGAAATCAAAAAATTGTAGATCTTGCGAAAAAAATAAAAGTGGATTTTTAA
- the lpdA gene encoding dihydrolipoyl dehydrogenase: MSKLVVIGGGPAGYVAAITAAQNGKDVTLIDEADLGGTCLNVGCMPTKSLLESAEVHDIVRKANNYGVKLNKGSISIDWKQIQGRKSQIVTQLVQGIQYLMKKNKIKVIKGKAKFETDHRVRVMHSDKEAVVDGEQFIIAAGSEPTELPFAPFDGKWILNSTHAMSLENIPKSLLIVGGGVIGCEFASIYSRLGTKVTIVEMEPQLLPGEDEDIAHILRGKLENDGVEIFTGAALKGLNNYKKQASFEYEGSIQEANPEFVLVSVGRKPRVQELGLEKAGIQFSNKGISVNEHMQTNISHIYAAGDVIGGIQLAHVAFHEGTTAALHASGEDIKVNYHAVPRCVYTAPEIASVGLSERLAREQYGDILIGEFPFTANGKALIIGEQTGKVKVIVEPKYQEIVGISIIGPRATELIGQGTVMIHTEVTADIMRDYIAAHPTLSEAIHEALLQAVGHAVHA, from the coding sequence ATGAGTAAATTAGTTGTAATTGGGGGCGGACCTGCTGGTTATGTAGCGGCAATTACCGCGGCTCAAAATGGTAAAGACGTCACTCTTATTGATGAAGCTGATCTTGGTGGTACGTGTTTAAATGTTGGGTGTATGCCTACGAAATCACTGTTAGAAAGTGCTGAAGTGCATGACATTGTGAGAAAAGCGAATAATTATGGAGTTAAGCTTAACAAAGGAAGTATATCAATTGATTGGAAGCAAATACAGGGAAGGAAGTCACAAATTGTAACGCAGCTCGTACAAGGAATTCAATATTTAATGAAGAAAAACAAAATTAAAGTAATAAAAGGGAAAGCAAAATTTGAAACGGATCACCGTGTGAGAGTTATGCACAGTGATAAAGAAGCTGTAGTAGATGGAGAACAGTTTATTATAGCGGCAGGTTCAGAACCAACTGAATTACCTTTTGCTCCATTTGATGGAAAGTGGATTTTAAATAGTACCCATGCAATGTCTCTAGAAAACATACCGAAATCATTATTAATCGTTGGCGGTGGTGTAATAGGTTGTGAATTTGCAAGTATTTATAGTCGTCTTGGAACAAAAGTTACGATTGTTGAAATGGAACCGCAATTATTACCAGGTGAAGATGAAGATATCGCACACATTTTAAGAGGGAAACTAGAAAATGATGGCGTAGAAATATTTACAGGAGCAGCTTTAAAAGGATTAAATAATTATAAAAAGCAGGCTTCATTTGAATACGAAGGAAGTATCCAAGAAGCCAATCCAGAATTTGTTCTCGTTTCTGTAGGTCGAAAACCACGTGTACAAGAGTTAGGATTAGAAAAAGCAGGCATTCAATTTTCGAATAAAGGAATTTCTGTGAATGAACATATGCAAACAAACATATCACATATTTACGCAGCTGGTGATGTGATTGGGGGAATCCAGCTTGCTCATGTTGCCTTCCATGAAGGAACGACAGCAGCATTACACGCGAGCGGAGAAGATATAAAAGTAAACTATCATGCTGTACCTCGCTGTGTTTATACAGCACCAGAAATTGCTAGCGTCGGTTTAAGTGAAAGATTAGCAAGAGAGCAATATGGTGATATTCTTATTGGAGAATTTCCTTTTACGGCAAACGGTAAAGCACTTATTATTGGAGAACAAACGGGTAAAGTAAAAGTTATTGTTGAACCTAAATATCAAGAAATTGTAGGGATTTCTATTATTGGTCCTCGTGCAACCGAATTAATCGGACAAGGAACTGTAATGATTCATACGGAAGTTACCGCTGATATAATGAGAGATTATATTGCAGCTCATCCAACTTTATCTGAAGCGATTCATGAAGCGCTATTGCAAGCTGTAGGACATGCTGTACATGCTTAA
- a CDS encoding dihydrolipoamide acetyltransferase family protein, which produces MAVEVVMPKLGMAMKEGIITSWNIKAGDNVAKGELIASINSEKIETEIEAPADGTVLDIAVSEDEGVPPGTVICYIGKPNEKVEVYESTNVVEEKTSNPEPKKVQHLEPYVIDVTKQRVKISPVAKKIAKTENLDIRSLLGTGPGGRITKVDVLKALEERVAIPEVLEQEESKVIPVTGMRKAIANRMHASLQNSAQLTLTMKVDVTDLVALHKEIVEVVQKRYDNKLSITDFVSRAVVLALGEHKEMNSAYIDDVIHQFEHVHLGMAVSLEKGLVVPAIRFANNLPLVELSKEIKNVAQKARAGSLNSDDMQGTTFTISNLGSFGIEYFTPVLNTPETGILGVGAIEHVPVYKGKKLRKGSMLPLSLTFDHRVLDGAPAAAFLRTIKCYLEEPVTILL; this is translated from the coding sequence ATGGCTGTAGAAGTTGTAATGCCGAAGTTAGGTATGGCGATGAAAGAAGGTATTATTACGAGCTGGAATATTAAAGCGGGTGATAATGTAGCAAAAGGAGAATTAATCGCTAGTATTAATTCAGAAAAAATTGAAACAGAGATAGAAGCACCAGCTGATGGAACTGTTCTTGATATAGCTGTAAGTGAAGATGAGGGAGTTCCACCTGGCACTGTAATTTGCTATATCGGTAAACCGAACGAAAAAGTAGAAGTCTATGAAAGTACAAATGTTGTAGAAGAAAAAACATCTAATCCAGAACCTAAAAAGGTCCAACATCTAGAACCATATGTGATAGATGTGACGAAGCAAAGAGTTAAAATATCTCCAGTAGCGAAGAAAATTGCAAAAACTGAAAACCTTGATATTAGATCATTACTTGGTACAGGTCCTGGTGGAAGAATTACAAAGGTAGATGTATTAAAGGCGCTTGAAGAAAGAGTAGCAATACCAGAAGTACTTGAACAAGAAGAAAGTAAAGTGATTCCTGTTACAGGTATGCGAAAAGCAATCGCAAATCGTATGCATGCAAGCTTACAAAATAGCGCGCAACTAACGTTAACGATGAAAGTAGATGTTACAGATTTAGTTGCTTTACATAAAGAAATAGTGGAAGTTGTACAAAAAAGATATGATAACAAACTAAGCATTACGGATTTCGTTTCTCGTGCTGTTGTATTAGCACTTGGAGAGCATAAAGAAATGAACAGCGCTTATATAGATGATGTAATTCATCAATTTGAACATGTTCATTTAGGCATGGCAGTCTCATTAGAAAAAGGATTAGTCGTTCCAGCTATTCGCTTTGCAAATAATCTACCTTTAGTAGAGTTATCTAAAGAGATTAAGAATGTAGCACAAAAGGCACGAGCAGGCAGTTTAAATAGCGACGATATGCAAGGAACAACATTTACAATTAGTAATTTAGGAAGCTTTGGTATTGAATATTTTACGCCAGTATTAAATACACCTGAAACTGGTATTTTAGGTGTCGGTGCGATTGAACATGTTCCTGTATATAAAGGAAAAAAATTAAGAAAAGGAAGTATGTTACCTTTAAGTTTAACATTCGATCATCGCGTATTAGACGGTGCACCAGCAGCTGCATTTTTACGCACAATTAAATGCTATTTAGAAGAACCTGTAACAATTCTTTTATAA
- the acoB gene encoding acetoin:2,6-dichlorophenolindophenol oxidoreductase subunit beta, with the protein MTRTVSMSTAINEAMKISMRRDENVILIGEDVAGGAQVDHLQDDEAWGGVLGVTKGLVQEFGRNRILDTPISEAGYMGAAMAAAATGLRPIAELMFNDFIGSCLDQVLNQGAKFRYMFGGKAKVPVTVRTMHGAGFSAAAQHSQSLYALFTSIPGIKVVVPSTPYDAKGLLLAAIEDDDPVIFFEDKTLYNMKGEVPEGYYTIPLGKADIKREGTDVTIVAIGKQVHTALAAAEQLTKKGLEVEVIDPRSLSPLDEDTILASVEKTNRLIVIDEANPRCSIAADIAAIVADKGFDLLDAPIKRITAPHTPVPFSPPLEKLYLPTPEKVIETVSEMIGDQSLLHV; encoded by the coding sequence ATGACTAGAACAGTAAGTATGTCAACTGCAATTAATGAAGCGATGAAAATCTCAATGCGTCGTGATGAAAATGTAATTTTAATAGGAGAAGACGTTGCAGGTGGTGCACAAGTTGATCACTTGCAAGATGATGAAGCGTGGGGCGGTGTACTTGGCGTGACGAAAGGGCTAGTACAAGAGTTTGGCCGAAATCGTATTTTAGATACACCAATTTCTGAAGCGGGTTACATGGGAGCTGCGATGGCAGCGGCGGCAACAGGCTTACGTCCGATAGCTGAATTAATGTTTAATGACTTTATCGGTAGTTGTCTTGATCAAGTATTAAACCAAGGTGCAAAGTTCCGCTATATGTTCGGTGGTAAAGCAAAAGTTCCAGTTACAGTACGTACGATGCACGGTGCTGGATTTAGTGCAGCAGCGCAGCATTCACAAAGTTTATACGCATTATTTACAAGTATTCCAGGTATTAAAGTCGTCGTTCCTTCCACTCCGTATGATGCAAAAGGCTTACTATTAGCGGCAATTGAAGATGATGATCCAGTAATCTTCTTTGAAGATAAAACACTTTACAATATGAAAGGCGAAGTACCAGAAGGGTACTATACAATTCCTTTAGGAAAAGCAGATATTAAACGTGAAGGTACTGATGTAACAATCGTTGCAATTGGAAAACAAGTTCATACTGCGCTCGCTGCTGCTGAGCAATTAACAAAAAAGGGACTTGAAGTAGAAGTAATTGATCCACGTTCTTTATCACCGCTTGATGAAGATACGATTTTAGCATCTGTTGAAAAAACAAATCGTCTTATCGTTATTGATGAAGCAAACCCAAGATGTAGTATCGCAGCAGATATTGCGGCAATTGTAGCGGATAAAGGATTCGATTTATTAGATGCACCTATTAAACGAATTACAGCACCACATACACCTGTTCCGTTCTCACCACCGCTTGAAAAGTTGTATTTGCCAACGCCAGAAAAAGTAATTGAAACTGTATCAGAAATGATCGGAGACCAATCTTTATTACATGTGTAA